Part of the Brassica oleracea var. oleracea cultivar TO1000 chromosome C8, BOL, whole genome shotgun sequence genome is shown below.
GTCAGAAACTGGGTTCCCCAAATGTTGGCCCAAATTTAGGATATTGGGTTTGGGCTATAGATCATTATCTTATCGACGATAGAAACTTGGTGCTAACTTGCCTATATACAGTATTAGTGTTTAAGAACAAGTATACCAAATTAGAAAGTCTTGAGTACTGTTTAATATGTACAAACCAAAAGCAAAAGGGCTCTGTTTCTTTTCTTTCGAACCAAGTAAATGAATAAAATTTGATAAGTCATTCGGAGTCACACTCGCATCACATACCTGAGAACCACCGGAAAAGCTCACTTATCTCTTCTCCGGCATGATTCGCCTCCAAATCCATCACCGTCATTTCCTCGCTCCGACGACTGCTCCCAGTAAAAAACCTATCAGAGCTTCTAAACGAAATACCATGGGAGAGTCTGTCCACGTAATCCTTAAGCCAGCTTCTAGAACCTTCGTTACCTATCTCTCCCGCCAAACTCGCTTCAAACGCGGACGGATTATAACTAGACGCTGTAACCGCCACCGCAGTCGCAGTCGCAGGCGCGTCTTCCTGTTTTCGCGTTTGATTGAAATTGGACTCAGAGATTTCGGATTCGACGTCGTCGACTATGTAATCGAACGATCCGATTGAGTAAGACCGGTGCTGACCGTCGGATTCCGGAATCGGATTGTCGCGGCGGCTGATTGATCCGATTTCGAGACGGAAACTGTTATCTCCTTCTCCGCCGCCGAGAGCCTTCGTCAGATCGGAATCGGAAGCGAACAGAGGAGAGCGACAAAGCGGACACGTTTGATTAGACGCGAGCCAGGTATCGATACAAGCCGCGTGAAAGGCGTGGCAACAGAGAGGTAGGAGACGAAGCTGATCCTCAGGTTCGAAATTCGATAAACAAACGGCGCAGTCGCTGGAGTTAGTGGAGGTTGATCGGCGAGTGACGGAGGAGAATTTGAAAATAGGAAGCGAGTCGAGTACAGAGGATCGTTCTGTTTCGGGAGAGACTCGGTGAGTGGAGAATCGGACGGAATCGGAGGAAGATGGAGAGAGAGGCGAGTGGTGGTTACAGCGGTTGAGGCAGCGGAGGAGGAAACAAATGGAGACGGAGATGATGAGAGTGATGACAAGGATGATGATGGTGGCGAATACGCTCGGTTTGAGACTATCGAGAGAAGAAGAGTTTCCGCCATGGCTAGGGTTGATGTGAGAGTCCATTGCTTTGTGAGAGAGAACTGTTTGTAATTGTATTAATGGCGGTGGAAGAAGAAAGGAAGACCCGTGAGAGTCACGTGAGGGGACGTTGGGAATGTGGGAGCAGAGAAGTAAATGTTACCGAACCAACTCCACCTGTGTCGATATTTAATAGTAGGAAACTACCACAAAGTTAAAATCAAATGAATGAGATTTTCACTTGTTAGCTAGCTTAGCTCTCAATGTGATATTTACTATAGCTTATATATGTTGTGACTTAATGGATACAGTTATCTTTTGTGTTTCTTTTTTTATTTGGAGGTTTTGGTATCATATCTTGAGTCTTTCCTTTATTTATGCTTACCTTGTTGAGTTTAAAAACAGTCGATACCATTTTGACATTTTAGCCGATTCTTATGATTATTGTTTAAACTTTTTGTTGCTTTTTATATTAAAAAATAGATCATATAGGCTATCATTGTTTTTCGCACTATCCTTTTCCGAAATCCATTAGTAAGTTCTCTGCCAAGTGTTACAAAATCCGAGGTTTTTATTATGCAATAGAACCCGGAAAAAAAGTTTGTCTCGTTGCGTGAACGAAACCAAGCCTCAAGAAAGTAAACCGGTTTAAGTGGGTTTAAGATTCAAACTAGTATCACGTGCAACTGTACAAGAAATGTTTAATCAGAATTAATCCATTGATTATTAGGAAATGCTAAAAGGACGATAACATTGTGGTGAAACATATCTTCTTTGTGTTTGTAAATCATATGAATACATTCTATATTACACAGAACCTTAGTTAATTCATATATGTTCAGTTGTTTTAAAGAAATTTCGGTACGAGACAAAACGAAAACAGTAGTATATTATATGAATTCCACAAAGTAAGTTGGCTTAAAATTAATACGACTACGCAGGGAACATGTGAACGCAGCTTTTATTAGGATATGCAAAATCAGAATGCCATTTGTAATATTAAGTCCATCAAGCAATGCATGGACTGATGGACGTTCAAATACACATGACTAATCATTATTGGATATTATTGTTTTTTGGGGGTTGCATCTGTAATGTTTTGCGTAAATTAAGGTTGCAGTTGCACGTTCGTAGCAAGCCTCCATACTCCATTAAGGTCTCATACTTTTAGTAATACACATAGATTATACAAATATGAAGATACATCAAGCTATCCAGATACTATGCCGCCAAATACGTGAAACTGCATGCAGAGACAACCTGTCCGGAAGGTTTATATCTGATTTGCCACTAAAATAACTTAAATCAATATTAAACCATCATATCTCGATGTTGACTAATCATACAAAGGCATAGCCAAACTTGTCGTGGTTCGATTACTCGATTGAAAGAAAATGTTTTTCGAATGATCTACATACAGTAGCTGCTAAGATTCAGTATAAATTTTAGAAACGTTAGAGCATCCACAATGGATCACCATTGTGGAGTCCTTAGGAATAAATTATCTTTTTTTTTTTTTTTTTTAATAGTTAAGGACTCTTGTGAAAAATGTGTGTGCAATGGTGAACCCGAAGTTGGAATCCTTAGGAATAAAAAAATATTATTTTTTTTGTTTAGTGAAATATAATTTTTATATATTGAATGATTAAATAGAATAACTTAATATAAAATACTAGAAATAAACTTAAAAATAATAATTAAACATATAAATATAACAATTAAAAATAAAAACAATAATTAAACATAAAGATAGAAAAATTCCTAAATAAAAACATGATTAAATATAAAGATTACACATAAGAGTGTACATAAGATGATTGAATATTAAAATCCAACATGATCATAAATGACCACCTAATGAAGACTCGCCACTCGTTCTGGTCAAGTATTTGCTCAGTATTTCAGAGCACTCTTTTCTTTCCGGACATACACACATCAATGGAGTAGTTTTCCCATNNNNNNNNNNNNNNNNNNNNNNNNNNNNNNNNNNNNNNNNNNNNNNNNNNNNNNNNNNNNNNNNNNNNNNNNNNNNNNNNNNNNNNNNNNNNNNNNNNNNNNNNNNNNNNNNNNNNNNNNNNNNNNNNNNNNNNNNNNNNNNNNNNNNNNNNNNNNNNNNNNNNNNNNNNNNNNNNNNNNNNNNNNNNNNNNNNNNNNNNNNNNNNNNNNNNNNNNNNNNNNNNNNNNNNNNNNNNNNNNNNNNNNNNNNNNNNNNNNNNNNNNNNNNNNNNNNNNNNNNNNNNNNNNNNNNNNNNNNNNNNNNNNNNNNNNNNNNNNNNNNNNNNNNNNNNNNNNNNNNNNNNNNNNNNNNNNNNNNNNNNNNNNNNNNNNNNNNNNNNNNNNNNNNNNNNNNNNNNNNNNNNNNNNNNNNNNNNNNNNNNNNNNNNNNNNNNNNNNNNNNNNNNNNNNNNNNNNNNNNNNNNNNNNNNNNNNNNNNNNNNNNNNNNNNNNNNNNNNNNNNNNNNNNNNNNNNNNNNNNNNNNNNNNNNNNNNNNNNNNNNNNNNNNNNNNNNNNNNNNNNNNNNNNNNNNNNNNNNNNNNNNNNNNNNNNNNNNNNNNNNNNNNNNNNNNNNNNNNNNNNNNNNNNNNNNNNNNNNNNNNNNNNNNNNNNNNNNNNNNNNNNNNNNNNNNNNNNNNNNNNNNNNNNNNNNNNNNNNNNNNNNNNNNNNNNNNNNNNNNNNNNNNNNNNNNNNNNNNNNNNNNNNNNNNNNNNNNNNNNNNNNNNNNNNNNNNNNNNNNNNNNNNNNNNNNNNNNNNNNNNNNNNNNNNNNNNNNNNNNNNNNNNNNNNNNNNNNNNNNNNNNNNNNNNNNNNNNNNNNNNNNNNNNNNNNNNNNNNNNNNNNNNNNNNNNNNNNNNNNNNNNNNNNNNNNNNNNNNNNNNNNNNNNNNNNNNNNNNNNNNNNNNNNNNNNNNNNNNNNNNNNNNNNNNNNNNNNNNNNNNNNNNNNNNNNNNNNNNNNNNNNNNNNNNNNNNNNNNNNNNNNNNNNNNNNNNNNNNNNNNNNNN
Proteins encoded:
- the LOC106310160 gene encoding E3 ubiquitin-protein ligase ATL4-like, whose translation is MDSHINPSHGGNSSSLDSLKPSVFATIIILVITLIISVSICFLLRCLNRCNHHSPLSPSSSDSVRFSTHRVSPETERSSVLDSLPIFKFSSVTRRSTSTNSSDCAVCLSNFEPEDQLRLLPLCCHAFHAACIDTWLASNQTCPLCRSPLFASDSDLTKALGGGEGDNSFRLEIGSISRRDNPIPESDGQHRSYSIGSFDYIVDDVESEISESNFNQTRKQEDAPATATAVAVTASSYNPSAFEASLAGEIGNEGSRSWLKDYVDRLSHGISFRSSDRFFTGSSRRSEEMTVMDLEANHAGEEISELFRWFSGM